One region of Centropristis striata isolate RG_2023a ecotype Rhode Island chromosome 3, C.striata_1.0, whole genome shotgun sequence genomic DNA includes:
- the mapk14b gene encoding mitogen-activated protein kinase 14B isoform X1, which yields MSQKERPTFYRQELNKTVWEVPERYQHLSPVGSGAYGSVCSVFDVKTHMKIAVKKLSRPFQSIIHAKRTYRELRLLKHMKHENVIGLLDVFTPATSLEEFNDVYLVTHLMGADLNNIVKCQKLTDDHVQFLIYQILRGLKYIHSADIIHRDLKPSNLAVNEDCELKILDFGLARHTDDEMTGYVATRWYRAPEIMLNWMHYNMTVDIWSVGCIMAELLTGQTLFPGTDHINQLQQIMRLTGTPPASLISRMPSHEARNYINSLPHMPKRNFADVFIGANPLAVDLLEKMLVLDTDKRITASEALAHPYFAQYHDPDDEPEAEPYDQSFESRELEIEEWKRLTYEEVLSFEPPSFDGDDMES from the exons ATGTCGCAGAAGGAGAGACCCACTTTCTACCGACAGGAGCTCAACAAAACCGTTTGGGAGGTCCCGGAGCGGTACCAGCACTTATCTCCCGTCGGCTCCGGTGCTTACGGATCCGTATG TTCGGTGTTTGACGTGAAGACGCACATGAAGATAGCAGTGAAGAAGTTGTCCAGACCCTTCCAGTCCATCATCCACGCAAAGAGAACCTACAGAGAGCTGCGGCTGCTCAAACACATGAAACATGAGAAT GTGATTGGTCTATTAGATGTTTTCACACCAGCGACAAGCTTAGAGGAGTTCAACGACGT GTACTTGGTAACCCATTTAATGGGAGCAGACCTCAACAACATTGTCAAGTGTCAAAAGCTGACTGATGACCATGTCCAGTTCCTCATCTACCAGATTCTAAGAGGCTTAAAG TACATTCATTCTGCAGATATCATCCACAGA GACTTAAAGCCCAGTAATCTGGCTGTAAATGAAGACTGCGAGCTCAAG ATCCTGGACTTTGGTTTGGCACGGCACACAGATGATGAGATGACGGGCTACGTAGCCACCCGGTGGTACAGAGCCCCGGAGATCATGCTCAACTGGATGCACTATAACATGACAG TTGATATCTGGTCAGTGGGCTGCATCATGGCTGAACTACTCACTGGACAGACGCTCTTCCCTGGCACGGACC ATATAAACCAACTGCAGCAGATAATGCGCCTGACGGGGACGCCCCCAGCCTCCCTCATAAGCAGGATGCCCAGCCACGAG GCGAGGAACTACATTAACTCACTTCCCCACATGCCCAAGAGGAACTTTGCTGATGTGTTTATTGGTGCCAACCCACTTG CGGTGGACTTGCTGGAGAAAATGCTGGTGCTGGACACAGATAAACGGATCACGGCATCTGAGGCTCTGGCCCACCCGTACTTTGCTCAGTACCATGATCCAGACGACGAGCCTGAAGCGGAGCCTTACGACCAGAGCTTTGAAAGCCGCGAGCTGGAAATTGAGGAATGGAAGA GGTTAACCTATGAGGAGGTACTCAGTTTCGAGCCGCCATCGTTTGATGGAGACGATATGGAATCCTGA
- the si:ch211-160o17.6 gene encoding protein FAM107B, which yields MRLYNNTQVSQKMGQNRRETHHCWMVLPHQVTESPQHEGDDLIQPKKLPNPILAFHQHRDLHGELLFCHRRGLLPRRKPELQFVLENKRREQHKQRELALCPPSDLEVKLRTRQQRIEVYELEEKKRRESLQNVPEFVRVRGSLKRAQTFSW from the exons ATGCGTCTCTACAATAACACACAG GTATCACAGAAAATGGGTCAAAATAGAAGAG AGACACATCACTGCTGGATGGTCCTGCCACACCAGGTGACTGAGAGTCCACAACACGAGGGTGATGACCTCATCCAACCCAAGAAGCTGCCAAATCCCATCCTGGCCTTTCACCAGCACAGAGACCTTCACGGAGAGCTGCTATTCTGCCACAGAAG AGGTCTTCTGCCCAGAAGAAAACCAGAGCTGCAGTTTGTGCTGGAAAACAAAAGGAGAGAGCAGCACAAGCAAAGGGAGCTGGCCCTCTGTCCTCCTTCTGACTTGGAGGTGAAGCTACGCACAAGGCAGCAGAGAATAGAAGTT TATGAGctggaggagaaaaagaggagggagAGTCTGCAGAATGTACCGGAGTTTGTTCGTGTGAGAGGAAGCCTGAAGCGTGCCCAGACGTTTTCTTGGTGA
- the tmem167b gene encoding protein kish-B, which produces MTNVYSFDGILVFGLLFICTCAYLKKVPRINSWLLSEKKGVWGVFYKAAIIGTRLHIAVAASCLVMAFYIVFLK; this is translated from the exons ATGACAAATG TGTACTCTTTCGATGGCATCCTGGTGTTTGGGCTGCTGTTCATCTGCACTTGTGCGTACCTAAAAAAGGTGCCTCGCATCAACAGCTGGCTGCTGTCAGAGAAGAAAGGAGTGTGGGGGGTCTTCTACAAAG CTGCGATAATTGGGACGCGGCTTCACATTGCTGTGGCGGCTTCCTGTTTGGTCATGGCTTTCTACATTGTCTTCTTGAAATGA
- the mapk14b gene encoding mitogen-activated protein kinase 14B isoform X2 — protein sequence MSQKERPTFYRQELNKTVWEVPERYQHLSPVGSGAYGSVCSVFDVKTHMKIAVKKLSRPFQSIIHAKRTYRELRLLKHMKHENVIGLLDVFTPATSLEEFNDVYLVTHLMGADLNNIVKCQKLTDDHVQFLIYQILRGLKYIHSADIIHRDLKPSNLAVNEDCELKILDFGLARHTDDEMTGYVATRWYRAPEIMLNWMHYNMTVDIWSVGCIMAELLTGQTLFPGTDHIDQLKLIMMLVGTPGPELLMKISSESARNYINSLPHMPKRNFADVFIGANPLAVDLLEKMLVLDTDKRITASEALAHPYFAQYHDPDDEPEAEPYDQSFESRELEIEEWKRLTYEEVLSFEPPSFDGDDMES from the exons ATGTCGCAGAAGGAGAGACCCACTTTCTACCGACAGGAGCTCAACAAAACCGTTTGGGAGGTCCCGGAGCGGTACCAGCACTTATCTCCCGTCGGCTCCGGTGCTTACGGATCCGTATG TTCGGTGTTTGACGTGAAGACGCACATGAAGATAGCAGTGAAGAAGTTGTCCAGACCCTTCCAGTCCATCATCCACGCAAAGAGAACCTACAGAGAGCTGCGGCTGCTCAAACACATGAAACATGAGAAT GTGATTGGTCTATTAGATGTTTTCACACCAGCGACAAGCTTAGAGGAGTTCAACGACGT GTACTTGGTAACCCATTTAATGGGAGCAGACCTCAACAACATTGTCAAGTGTCAAAAGCTGACTGATGACCATGTCCAGTTCCTCATCTACCAGATTCTAAGAGGCTTAAAG TACATTCATTCTGCAGATATCATCCACAGA GACTTAAAGCCCAGTAATCTGGCTGTAAATGAAGACTGCGAGCTCAAG ATCCTGGACTTTGGTTTGGCACGGCACACAGATGATGAGATGACGGGCTACGTAGCCACCCGGTGGTACAGAGCCCCGGAGATCATGCTCAACTGGATGCACTATAACATGACAG TTGATATCTGGTCAGTGGGCTGCATCATGGCTGAACTACTCACTGGACAGACGCTCTTCCCTGGCACGGACC ACATTGATCAGTTGAAGCTTATAATGATGCTCGTCGGAACCCCAGGCCCCGAGCTCTTGATGAAAATCTCTTCGGAGTCT GCGAGGAACTACATTAACTCACTTCCCCACATGCCCAAGAGGAACTTTGCTGATGTGTTTATTGGTGCCAACCCACTTG CGGTGGACTTGCTGGAGAAAATGCTGGTGCTGGACACAGATAAACGGATCACGGCATCTGAGGCTCTGGCCCACCCGTACTTTGCTCAGTACCATGATCCAGACGACGAGCCTGAAGCGGAGCCTTACGACCAGAGCTTTGAAAGCCGCGAGCTGGAAATTGAGGAATGGAAGA GGTTAACCTATGAGGAGGTACTCAGTTTCGAGCCGCCATCGTTTGATGGAGACGATATGGAATCCTGA